Genomic window (Mycoplasma leachii PG50):
TAGTTTCTTGCTGTTCTATTGTCAGTTTAAAAGTCTCATTTAAGCTAGAAATTACATTGTTATATGCATTATGTATTAATGAATTACTAGAAACTGAATAAGTTATTTGATCTCCCTTTAAACTATTTTTAAAATATTTAATAATATGGATTAATTCTTTATACCCATCTAGATCTAAAAATTTACAAAATCTATTAATAGTTGCAACTGATGTATATGTAGCTTTTGCTAATTGATTAATAGTCATTTTTTCAATAGTATCTAAATTATTTAAAATATAGTTAGCAATAAAACAAAAACGGTGATCAGGATCTAGACTAATTTTTTTAATTGTTCTTATTGTTTCTTTTTCAGTCATTAATTTATCTACCCTTTTTATTTATTTTTTCAAATATAAATCAAATTATCATAATTAAAAGAAAACTAATTCCAGATATTGACAAAAATACAATTGCTAAATTAATAAAGTTAGTTAAATAAAAAATAAAACCAATTAAACCTATAATACCAAAACTTACTAACAAAATATTAAAGACCAACTTTTGTCTTTTTGTAAAGTTATTCATAATTTTAAAATATTTCCTTATAAGTTAAATTATAGCTCAATAGTAACTACTGATTTTAAATATGAAAGAGACTAAAATCTTAACTTAACATTTGGATTAATTATTAGTTATTAGCAAATTTTCATTTTCTAAAAATTAACAATAAGTATTTATTATGTAATATAATACTTTTGTATTAGAAATTATTTTTCAGAAAGGGATATTTATGTCAAGAATAGAAAGAATTTTCGCTCGTGAAATTCTAGATTCAAGAGGAACACCAACAGTTGAAGTTGAAGTTTGAACTGAATTTGGTGGATATGGTTGTGCTAAAGCTCCTTCTGGTGCTTCAACTGGAGTTAATGAAGCTTTAGAATTAAGAGATGGAGATAAAGCTCGTTATAATGGTAAAGGTGTATTAAAAGCAGTTAAAAATGTTAATGAAATAATTGCACCTAAATTAATTGGAGTTGATGCTTTAGATCAATTAACAGTAGATAGAATAATGTTAGATTTAGATGGAACAGAATTTAAAACTAAATTAGGAGCTAATGGAATTTTAGCTGTTTCTTTAGCTGTTGCAAAAGCTGCTGCTAGTGAATTAGATATTCCATTATATAAATATTTAGGTGGAGTTCAAGCAAAAAAACTACCAGTTCCTATGTTAAATGTTATTAATGGTGGAGAACATGCTGATTCAGCTATTGATTTTCAAGAATTTATGATTATGCCAGTTGGAGCAAAATCATTTAGTGAAGCTTTAAGATGATCTTCTGAAACTTTTCAAGCTTTAAAATCATTATTAAAATCTAAAAAAGATATTACTGCTGTTGGAGATGAAGGTGGATTTGCACCTAATTTTGAATGAGCGTATGAAAAACACGATTTAAAATCATTTAAAGCAAAAACACCAGCTGAAATCGCTTTAGATCTATTAGTTGAAGCTATTAAAAAAGCAGGATATAAACCAGGAAAAGATGGAATTATGATCGCGATGGATTGTGCTTCATCTGAACTATATTTAGAAGATAAAAAATATCATTTTAAAAAAATTGAAAAAGTAACTAATCAAGAATGATCATTAACTACAGATGAAATGATTTCATATTTAGAAAAACTTGTTGATAATTATCCAATTGTTTCAATTGAAGATGGATTAGCTGAAACTGACTGAGAAGGATTTAGTAAATTAACTGCTAAAATTGGAGATAAAGTGCAAATTGTTGGAGATGACTTATTTACAACTAATCCTAAATTTATTAAACAAGGTATTAATAAAAAAGCTGCAAACTCAACTTTAATTAAACTAAACCAAATTGGTACTTTAAGTGAAACTATTGAAGCAATCACTATGACTCAAAAAGCGGGATGAACTGCAGTTGTATCACATAGATCTGGAGAAACTGAAGATACAACTATTGCTGATTTAGCTGTTGCATTTAACACAGGACAAATTAAAACTGGATCAATGTCAAGAAGTGATAGAATTGCAAAATACAATAGATTATTACAAATTGAATCTGAACTTGATAAAAATGCTGTATATGATGGATTAGAAGCATTTTATAATTTAAAAAAATAATAATAGCAATTAAATAATTTTAAAAAAGAGTCTAGTCACTCTTTTTTATTTTGTTAAAATAACTACATGAAAAATAAGATTAATCATTATTATATATATTCTGGAATTGTTTTTATTATTTTAATTAGTTTATTTATTATAGGAAGTGTGTATGATTTTAAAATTGCAAGTTTTAAAAGATCAGAAAACTTAAACTTAGCAGTTTTTATATCAAATTTAGGTGTTATTATTCCATCTATTCCTTTAACAATAGCTTTAATTTATCTTATTAAAAGCTTAAAGCTAAAAAATAAACT
Coding sequences:
- the eno gene encoding phosphopyruvate hydratase → MSRIERIFAREILDSRGTPTVEVEVWTEFGGYGCAKAPSGASTGVNEALELRDGDKARYNGKGVLKAVKNVNEIIAPKLIGVDALDQLTVDRIMLDLDGTEFKTKLGANGILAVSLAVAKAAASELDIPLYKYLGGVQAKKLPVPMLNVINGGEHADSAIDFQEFMIMPVGAKSFSEALRWSSETFQALKSLLKSKKDITAVGDEGGFAPNFEWAYEKHDLKSFKAKTPAEIALDLLVEAIKKAGYKPGKDGIMIAMDCASSELYLEDKKYHFKKIEKVTNQEWSLTTDEMISYLEKLVDNYPIVSIEDGLAETDWEGFSKLTAKIGDKVQIVGDDLFTTNPKFIKQGINKKAANSTLIKLNQIGTLSETIEAITMTQKAGWTAVVSHRSGETEDTTIADLAVAFNTGQIKTGSMSRSDRIAKYNRLLQIESELDKNAVYDGLEAFYNLKK